One window of Paludibacter propionicigenes WB4 genomic DNA carries:
- a CDS encoding beta-galactosidase, which translates to MNRKIIGLLIILLTANNYIFPLTPTSADLSNSFHAGKNEFMLNGKPYIIRAGELHYTRIPKAYWDHRIKMCKAMGMNTICIYLFWNIHEQTPGVFDFKGQNDVAEFVRLIQQNGMYCIVRPGPYVCAEWDMGGLPWWLLKKKDLQVRSLSDSYFMEQTKKYLNEAGKQLAPLQIQNGGNIIMVQVENEYGTWGSDSKYMETMRNNVRQAGFGKVQLLRCDWSSNFFHYKLDGAVNALNFGAGSNIDDQFKKFKEMNPDSPLMCGEYWTGWFDQWGRPHETREINSFIGSLKDMMDKRISFSLYMAHGGTSYGQWAGANAPAYAPTTSSYDYNAPIDEAGNPTDKFYAIRDLLKNYLQEGESLPAIPQNPEITITIPTIKFTQTANVFENLPVAKQSENIQPMEFFDQGWGSIIYRKQLADCNHKQTLIIKDVHDWATVFINGKAIGKLDRRRGENTIEIPALKSAAQLDILVEGMGRVNYGEAILDRKGITDKVILSDGNTEKELKNWTIFNLPVDYQFQTKARFTVKPATGPAWYRASFNLTKTGYTYLDMSSWGKGMVWVNGHNLGRFWKVGPTQTLCLPGCYLKKGRNEIIVLDIDKPKSASITGLNYPILDVIGKDDNQQQKGAKSLNLNGLNAVVTGTFPAESGWKTVNLNEMTAGRYFCFEALNAQDPNDNSTSAAEFEIIGEDGKAISSINWKVVFVDSEETEKAANGADKLFDIQESIIWQTKIGDKANHPHQVVIDMGKEINVKGFRILPRTDKSTKGMVKDFRFFLEKNPFKVISQ; encoded by the coding sequence ATGAATAGAAAAATCATCGGTCTCTTAATAATTTTACTAACAGCCAACAACTATATTTTCCCCTTAACACCAACCTCAGCAGATCTTTCAAATTCATTCCATGCCGGCAAAAATGAGTTTATGCTTAACGGAAAACCGTATATTATCAGAGCCGGTGAACTGCATTATACCCGCATACCCAAAGCCTATTGGGATCATCGCATAAAAATGTGTAAAGCGATGGGGATGAACACAATTTGCATATATTTATTCTGGAACATACATGAACAGACTCCCGGAGTTTTCGATTTTAAAGGACAAAATGATGTCGCTGAATTTGTTCGCTTAATACAACAAAACGGTATGTACTGTATTGTTCGCCCCGGACCGTACGTTTGTGCCGAATGGGATATGGGCGGGCTTCCCTGGTGGTTATTGAAAAAGAAAGACCTACAGGTGCGTAGCCTTAGCGACAGCTATTTTATGGAACAAACAAAAAAATATCTGAACGAAGCAGGAAAACAACTGGCTCCGCTACAAATTCAAAATGGTGGAAACATCATTATGGTGCAGGTTGAGAATGAATACGGAACCTGGGGTAGCGATAGTAAATATATGGAAACAATGCGAAATAATGTCCGTCAGGCTGGTTTCGGCAAAGTTCAACTGCTTCGCTGCGACTGGTCATCTAATTTCTTTCACTATAAACTGGATGGAGCTGTAAATGCATTGAATTTTGGTGCCGGTTCCAATATTGACGACCAGTTTAAAAAATTTAAAGAAATGAATCCCGATTCGCCACTAATGTGCGGTGAATACTGGACAGGCTGGTTCGATCAATGGGGTCGTCCGCACGAAACCCGCGAGATTAACAGCTTTATTGGCAGTCTGAAAGACATGATGGACAAACGAATCTCTTTCAGTCTTTATATGGCTCATGGTGGCACATCATACGGGCAATGGGCTGGTGCTAATGCTCCTGCTTACGCTCCTACTACTTCGTCGTACGACTACAATGCACCAATTGATGAAGCCGGCAATCCAACAGATAAGTTCTATGCCATCCGCGATTTACTAAAAAACTACTTGCAGGAAGGTGAATCACTACCTGCTATTCCTCAAAATCCGGAAATAACCATAACTATTCCAACAATTAAGTTTACGCAGACGGCTAATGTGTTTGAAAATCTGCCTGTAGCCAAACAATCGGAAAATATTCAACCTATGGAGTTTTTCGACCAAGGTTGGGGTTCCATTATTTACAGAAAACAACTAGCTGACTGCAACCACAAACAAACATTGATTATCAAAGATGTGCATGACTGGGCAACCGTGTTTATTAATGGAAAGGCCATCGGAAAACTGGATCGACGCAGAGGCGAAAACACAATTGAAATTCCTGCTCTAAAATCCGCTGCACAGTTGGATATTCTGGTAGAAGGAATGGGGCGTGTAAATTATGGTGAGGCGATTCTCGATCGTAAAGGGATTACGGATAAAGTTATACTTTCCGACGGTAACACAGAAAAGGAATTAAAGAACTGGACTATTTTCAATCTACCTGTGGATTATCAGTTTCAGACAAAAGCAAGGTTTACTGTAAAACCTGCAACCGGTCCTGCATGGTACAGAGCTTCATTCAACCTTACCAAAACAGGATATACTTATCTGGACATGAGCTCATGGGGCAAGGGAATGGTTTGGGTAAATGGACATAACTTAGGTCGTTTTTGGAAAGTAGGACCTACACAAACACTTTGCCTGCCGGGTTGTTATTTAAAAAAAGGACGGAATGAAATTATTGTGTTGGATATTGACAAACCGAAATCGGCAAGCATTACCGGACTTAATTACCCGATTTTGGATGTAATAGGAAAAGATGATAATCAACAACAAAAAGGAGCCAAAAGTCTTAATCTGAATGGTCTGAATGCGGTTGTGACTGGTACGTTCCCTGCCGAAAGCGGATGGAAAACTGTCAATCTGAATGAGATGACTGCTGGACGCTATTTCTGTTTCGAAGCATTGAATGCTCAAGATCCAAACGACAACAGTACATCGGCAGCCGAATTTGAAATCATTGGTGAAGATGGCAAAGCTATTTCTTCCATCAACTGGAAAGTGGTATTTGTGGATAGTGAAGAA